From the genome of Athalia rosae chromosome 3, iyAthRosa1.1, whole genome shotgun sequence:
GCCGATCGATGAAGTGGATTGGCTGCCACAAATGCTGCCAATTGGTTCTGCAAAGTTAATAGGACGGTTCCCATGTGTCCATGAGTTACCGGGTCTTCCGGATTCAAATTCATCACAGCTTCTTCCAACCATCTGAAACAAATCATGAATCTATATATTCAGCGCTTACACATTGATGGTAGgtgaataactttttttttcatcttcaaaaGAGAAtgtatatcaaaaaattcgaacgtgcAGGATGAGATTACCTGTATTTCAATTCAGTTCTATGTCCCAAGTCAGCAGATAGTTGTTGTATCAATGATAGAAGAACGGGTTGTTGAAGTAAGCAACGTGCACCACCTGGAGCAGGTGGTGTTGCAAATACTCGGCTTGGTTCTGTACGTTCGCAAACAAGAACAACAAGGTTCAAATCACTGGCACTCAATGCTTGCTGGAATGCTGCGTTCAGCTGACCTCTTTGCAAGAGATTTAGAACTCTTGCTTGAGCATCAGCCCCTACTGGAGTTGAAGGACCAGGAGTCGTTGCCCGTGATCTAGAGATAATTTCCAGTTTTCCAAACAGTCTTTCTcttaaatgaattttataatgagatttgaaaagagttaaattgcaaaatttcagCTCACCTTGCACCAGATATTTCTGTAAGATGCTGGCTAAAATTTTCTCTGATTGTATCGCGAACTACTCTAGTAGTTCCTTCCTGTATGACTCTGACTCCTTTAGTAAGTTCGTTTTGCAGTTCCTGACGAACCGTTGCTGCAAGGGCTTCGCTTTGCTGTTCGTTTCTTCGCTGTCTTTGCTTATCTGCTACTGCATCGACATTTTGAAtgtctgacaaaaaaaatgataagaaactGATGTGCAAGAAGTGTAAAACCAGTTTTTCACTATAATTTACGATTACCAAACCTTCATTGAAATCAAATACTTGATACTTACATTCACGAGTTCCTCTAGAAAAGGCATCTTGAACTTGTCTAAACATAGTCTGGCATGCCCTCTCCATTCCCGGTAGGAGTACGTTTGTGAAAGCTTCTTTAAAAACGCTATCAAGTGCTGGTTTAGCAGCATTAGCAGCTGCCAGGGTGAGGGTATCGCGTATGTGAGCACCATTCACCAACTGGGTAAGATTTTCTTTCATGAGTTCATCCATGTGAGAAACATCAAGGCGCAGCTGATGCCTCAAAGGATCAAGTGCACCATCTACTATTtgtggtaaatttttttctaattttcccgTAATAGTGCTTTCGAGAGAATGGAGGACCTCCTGTTGGCGAGACAGCTGAACCAGTAATGTTTGTTCCATAGATGTGTTTTGCTGTTGAGTAGCCCTGGCTAATGCCGACTCAACCCGATTCGCCATGGGAGTATCTTGCCTCAATCTAGTAACTTCAGATCTTAATTCTCTCAGTTCCTGCTGCTGGTCTTGAACCATTTTCAAAATAGCATCAAGCTTTGTAGTGAGTGCAAGAATATGTCCATCATCCGTAACACGCCATTTGTTTTCTTCAGTTCGGGTGGTTTCTATTCGAGGTTCAGGTAAATCAATCTTTGGTATGTTATTTGCAATCTCTGTATCCTGGTCGCTGGCAGCAAACTTTTCAGGTTTTTCTATATCCGGAACATTAACTTCTTTTAATAACTCAATAGGAATACCAGGCCAAATCTCTGCAACAGCTGTTTCTGAATCTGGCTTAGTTTCCGCCTCAGCTTCTGGGACACCCAGAGAAAAGATCTCTCTAACTTCTCTTGAAGGACTGCTTCCTCCGCTGGCTGGGGCTTGCTCTCCTATTTCGCTTGTTGCTAAAGGAGGTTCAGATGAATTTAACGCTTGAACAACCTGCACAAGTGAGGGACTCGCTGACAAAACCGCTCCTAGATCAGGGCTTGCAGAATTAGAGTCTGAAttgtttccttctttcttaGCTGGTGAGCTGAATGCATCAGGTGTCATTAGGTTCAGACCTGTATTGTGGTTGGAAGATGCTGCCTCGATAGCTGCAACGACCGTCAATTCCTCATCTCCGTTCTCTTCCACTTCACCGTTCTGGTTAACAGCAGCTATACCTGGTAAATCTTCCATGTAATCTAGAGAGTCATGGGTTAAAGTGTCCATTAGACAATGACCGTCAACTTGCATCGCTGGTCTAAATGCAATGTGACACTCTTGCAGAGATTTTGGTTGAACTAAATACATCCTGACTACCAGCTGATCTTCTGATTCATCTTCTAATGGGCATAAATCTTCGAGAGATTCTCCTGTGGGTCTAACTCTTCGTTGTCCAGCATCTACTATGCCAAAACTCAGAATTGGATAAGGCAACAAGAATTCTGATATTGTATTCACACAAGCTAGGGCATCTGCGCTATCCTTAGCTAGACTGAGTATGTACAGAACTTTGTTGTATATATCAGAAAGTAGAAGATACCCGGCGCTCAAGTCAAGTCCCGCTTTCAAGACTGGTGTTTTCCCGTTCAAAGGAGCGAATTTAATCGTCTGTAAGCAGGTCCAAGACTCGCACGACCAGACTTTCAATTCAGAGTTATTATCACAGCCAGTTACTGCAAATCTCCAGAATTGTGCACTATACAAAACCAAATAACATAATGTGAATTCTATTTGCGTGAAACAAGAtaaaatgtacatatacaatGACCAGAAACCTACTCaggttgataatttttgtggtcatctaaaaaaaatagagatgaaATTGGACGACCAGCATGAGGTCTCCATTGATGCAGGCACCTCGGTTGTTGCTGATTGCCATGTTGAGTATTATTGCTTTGCATGTAAACTTGGAAGAATTTTATCTCGCCATCAAGACTTGCCGTAGCAAGAGCAGTACCATCTGGACTGAACGTCGCCTCAACTATCGTACCAGAGTGTTGATTGATCTCCATCATTCCCCCCCATTCTTCGTTTTGTGAAACGTCTGAGACCTGCTTCAGGCAACAATGATGAAAACAATCCGATATTTTTTGGAataatagattaaaaaattaaaacaagtTTGCAAAGTTTCATAATGACCTTGATGGGTCCTGGTCCAAGTCTTGCAGCAACAGCTGCGACTGACCAAAGTTCTGCTTTAGACCCACGAGTCAGGACTAAAAGTTTGGAAACTTCATCACCTTCGGCAGGTTCATCCTCAGGGATATAGGGGCACCATATGACACGATGGCTAGTTGGGGATGTATCCTCTGCATCGACTTGTAATATCAAAGTACATACTAATTTCAGAGGCATAGATTCTATGGAATGCACAAACAAACTTCCCGAATGATCAATGCAAGCCAAGAGGGCACTATTAATGTGTGCAAAAGCCAAATCTTGTACAGCGCCTTTCATTCCCCTAAGCAATGCACGCTGTTCTCTGTCTTTGTACACAACCCGAACAACACCTCCTCCTGTACCTCCTGCTGCAAGAAGGTAATATGATAATGTAATACAATATCCTCAAGCTTCTCTTATCTCGAATAATGATCCTTGAGAAAGTTTTCAATGGCACCTTTAATGCCATAGGCAAGATATTTTCCAGACATATGAACAGCGAGTAATTGTCCTGTATAGAATCTAAGTTCCCATGTAAAATCGACAATGTTTTTAAGCTTGACTTTAGAACTTCCATGATCATGTCCACCAGGAGATGGAACAATGGTAACATCAGTGCTGAATAATTCAACAGAGTGTTGGTCTTCATGGCCATTGAATTctctataaaaatttaaatatgaTTGATGCATCAGATTATTATCACCAAGAGTTTATCATGGCAATTAgctatgtaaaaataaatctcgaATAATTTGCTTACACAGTTTGCGGATATTGGAAAGGCCTGAGATTTTCCTCGTTTGGTTTAATCATTGTAATAGTGTTTGATGGTTTTCTGAAACAAGTTAATTTTTTAGTAATAAGTAACAAGGATCATGGAttcataacattttttttatctcttcaatAACGGGGAGGATTCTAACCCCTAACCGGTGACACGCTACCACGATAAAAGtttgttgtaaaataaattgtctTACCCGTCATACAAGTACATAcaagaatatacatacatatacgtctaTATATTCATACGCTACACCGAAGTTTAGATTCTGATTCTGACTGGCCAATACTCAATTAACGAAACATCCCTCCACCGATCATCTATCACGTACAGATTAACTCTGTATCGGAACTTGGAATTTTGGCAAAGATTGAAGAACTCAACTTGAAATGTCAGGATTTCACCATAGACCTACCGTGTGCTAGAAAAACGTAACGCCGATGAAGAATAgagttattatatacatgtatagagtTCAGTGGAAAGAACAGGCTGGTATTTACCTAGGTTTGCCAGCCAGATTTGGCCTCTGTCCGTTACCACTTCGGACTACTTCGAAAGCTTCGAACACTCTGCTTCGAACATGTCTATGCTTCGAACCGCTTCGAACGATCGCCATATTTTAGAAAAACTTCCGGTAGTATTTAAATTTCCACCGCCAAATATCAACTTCAGTTTGCAAAATCAATATCATCGTTGAGAACCCGCATCGGCATTATTATTCAATCTTCACGGTAATACAGTTGAAGAACCAGGGTATTATGAAGCATGGAAATATTGAACGTATTATACTTTGGGACCATCCAATGTTCTTTACTAGGAAACCCGAGAATTTCATCTCGAGAACAACGTGCAAACACCAGTAGACAAACGAATTTACACGGACAATAATAAAGTTCAGTCAACGgttttttattcagaaaaaagtaaatcagGTCCTTCAAAAATTATGCTACATAAGGAATTATTgtatcactttttttcctacatCCGTAAATCCGTAcggatttttgtattcaatgAGAGAAGTTATACAATATAGCATAGCGGTATAATGGAATGGGTTATGGTTAAATATGTAATGCAAATATTTAGCTTACTAGGCTTActaatgtaaaaaattattttcttctgttcCTTAAGATACGTGACGGCATTGGCGGAGAACTTGCTGGTTCTGGTTTGGGCACGCACTGAAATAAAAGTTATACACAGATAGTTAGGGAACACAGAAATCTTAGAAATATGGTTCACTGAATGCTGAGTACCTCAGATGCTTCGAGATCCAAGTAATTATCTTCTTGAAGTgcgaagagttttttttttcttggtttccttttttctgagGAAGGAATGGTTGGTAGTGCTAGAGCAGTTCGTCTCGTTACTCTCCTGAAAGAAATTCTCACTTATATAGGCGAAAACTCATACTACTgataaatcaaacaaaatatAAGATCAACAAGTGCTATTGCATAGTACAATGATTCTAGATTCTTGATGTAGCAACTTATAGTTTCGCTGGATTATTCATTTCTTGAATAACCTGTGACGCTATTTACTCACTTTGACTCACTACGTTCAGAGCCAGACAATTCGATGTCTGCATTTGTTTGGGCAATTAGACCAGGtacgttttttcttcgtctttgtTTCGAGTGTACCTCATGTTTGGTACTTTCATCCTCCGAAGTATGAAccacgttttctttttcttcctccatgGATTGGGACTTCTTAAGCTACTCgaattaatcaaaaatttttaatgattGCTAAATATAGATTTCAACAAGTCATGAGATTTTAGgtctcgttatattttttctattcacatCCCCGATATTACCTCCCCGGTATTTTTACTGATGTCCTCTCGGAGCTGTTCGACCAAAGCTTCATACCTCTGAATGGTCTCATCTCGGTTCTTACTGAACGATTCCATTTCACGTTCTTTGTCATCAAACTTTCGCCTTAAATCatcatattttattctcaatAGTTTGGTATCAGCTTCTTTATCATTTGCACTTTCATGCAGCAGAGCTACATGATCAGCATTTTGTTCCAGAGTCTGAATTTGCATTTCcaatttctctattttcaattGTGACGACTTATCAAGTCTTATCAAAGCTGCCTCAGTTTCAGCAAGAGATTTTTTAGCTCTTTCCAATTCCTGCAGCGTATCTTTCACCTCCTTTTCCattaccgagtctcttgaATTCAGTTGAATCAAAGTTTTCATCTCTGGAAATatcgtgtaaaaaatataatagccGATAAACCTAACGAAACTTAAGCATTAAGCGTATTAAAAATCATTACCTCTTTGTAGAGATAGAGtttctgcttctttttcttgttcacGGCTCATTGATGCTTGTAATTCATTCTCCAATGATTTTAACTGTTCGTAGTCCTTATCTAGTTTTATTTGCAAATGAGCTTTTTCAGCTTCAcatattttcaattgatcatCTAACATTGCTATTTGTTTTTGCAAATCGCCTATTTCTTCAAGGTTCTCTTCAAGTTTTGTAATCTTGCCAACATGGCTCTTTAAAAGCTGAAAGAGTTTAGTTTGATATCACAATATCATAAAATTTCTGCAGTTGGACTTGATGGAACAACTGATGATATCATATCAATAATTCATGGAAATCTACCTGCTCTTTCTCCGCATCTCTCTGCTTGGCAGCAGAGATGTCATTTTCCAGATTGGTAATGTAATTTATATGTTCTAATATGCACTAAAATATAGACACAAGTAAATACAAATAGTCAAACAAATTATACGTCAGGTCCGGTGCTACTAGTAAGGGATGGTGTTTATACTTTACCTTGGTGGATacttcttgtaatttttcaagtgTTTTCGATAATTCAATTTCCAAGGAGGCAACCTTTTTCAAAGTTATTTCCATCACCTAAGAATAACTTAATATTAGCAATATTAGCAATGTTTTAAATCATATTTCGCCTAGTTTTCATGATATACACGGTAGAATTGACTGTTTTTCTTATAATATCCTGACAGTTCGTACCTCTGATTTTTCCCTATCTTTATCTTCCCAATGTTTTTTATAGTTTTGCAATTCTAGGAGCTCAATCTCGTACTGCATTAATTTACTTGTTAGGTCTTCTTTTTCGCGTTCGGTTTCTTCCAACTTTTTAATAGTATTAATCAATTGGGTTCCCGAGTTATGCATTTCACTTTCAACCAATTGTAACGAGTTTTTGTATTCTGCGATCTCTCGTTGACAACTTTCAAATGAAGTTTGTAAGGAAACGTACCGCTGCTCAGCATCACTCAATTTTTGGCTCAATTCTTTCACAAGctattatcaaaaaataaatcattccaAATTTCTATCATCacctaaaatttttaaaatcaccACCTTCTttaaattgtgaaaataaacTCACTACAGACTCAGacggattttcttctttcagatCACCATGATCTCCTTCAAACTTCTTGACTTTTGGGCTCACTATTTTGTCGAccttattttcaatcattctGCTCGAAATCACTTTGAGAAGTTTAGCACTTTCATCCTGAGGTTCATACTCATCATTAATCACTTCGATCTTGATGGTGTCCCAATTATCTTTTGCATTTGCATCATCACTAAACACGAAGCTAGTTTGGCAGTCTGCGTTTTTACTTGCAGTTTTTGCTGCTTCAACATCtttcaaactttttatttGCTCTGTAATTTCACATAGAGTAGCTTTGGTCAAATTTAATTCTTCCCGGAGATCTTTCGTATGATTGCTGCTTTGAAGTAATCTCTGCTTCAGCAAtgcgttttcgttttctccgtCGAGAACTTTGGATTTCAAGCCTTCcatcttttcatcttttattgcAATTAACTCTTTCAAATCCTTCACTTCCAGAGTTATACCACCAAGCTCGTCTTTTAATTTTCCGAGTTCTAATAACTATaacataataaatatttaatgcAGTGAGCTGCAAATCTAGcaaagtttgaaattaaaaatagagagaaatcAGAATTCAGAAATCATTCATTGACCATAAAACATGAGACTCCCTAAGAACTATAAATATCATTATGAAATGAAGCACAATAAAccggaaaaatatgaaagttACACCAGAATAAAGCTGTGCATAAAAAACAAACCTTCGGACAAGCTATAAGAACAGGTAGAAATTAGAATCagattaaataaaaatgaatataccTAGGAAAAGTATAGGAATCAATCGTGAAAcagaattagaaaataaataaaggctGTGTGAAGAAGATAACATGCattctgaaaataatacaaaattgaaatttatcatcgaaGCAAATTATACCTGTTCTTTCTTAATGGAATCGTCAGCAGCACTATTTACTTGGGTATCTTGAGCGCGTGCAATCTCTTCGTCCAAGCATTTCTGTAACTTCTCTTTCTCGTTATAAAGTACCAAACAATTAGCATCCGATTTATGCCATCTGTCCTCAGCATTATGCGATTTTTCCTCAGCATCGGCTAAGACCTTGGCATAAGCCTCTAGCTTTTCTTCAAGATCCTCAATATTCTTTGTACTACCTACTAAACAAATGTTAGCTTGCTCAATTTGTTCTGAAAGATCAGCTATCAATTCTGTTGCTTTCATTAGCTGTTCATCTCTCTTTTCGATGGTCTTTTCCAGTTCTGATTCAACCTCAGTGATTCGCAACCATTCTGCTTTTGCCTCATCTAAATACTCTTTCAGGGACTAGATAGAAcgaattataatttacaaGTTGTAATAGCCATTGTTTTGAAAACATTATTATGCTAATTTACGCGGTGTATCAAAGATAACTGAATCTACTCTACCTTGATTTGCTCCTCTCGAGCAGACAATTGTTTTTTAAGCTCTTCAATAATTCTGCTGGGTTCTTCGCTGCAGCTGATATCATTTTGGGCAGCGATCAAGAGAGTTCTACAATTCTGCAGATCTTTTTTCACCAGAGAAAGTTCGAGAACAATATGATTATTTTCtagtttcaatttctcttcagATTCACGTAGTTCCTTGACACTTTTTTTCAGAGTTTCAATTTTGGCTGTGAGCTGTGTATTCTCAGCCTCAAGTTCTTCGATACTGGCATTTTCCTCAGCATCAGTACTGAGACTGAGACTGCTTTGTTGTCTTTGCGATAATAGGTTTAATTTAGCCTCGTAATAATCTTTGAGTTGCTCTACCGACCATTCAAGCATTTCTTCTTGCTGTTCTTCCATATCTTGTAATCGATttctataattattcaaaaaattcacgtaaAAACTTTACCAACACATCCGGTAattctcacaaaaaaaaaattcatataatatattatatatgtgtatatacttgAAGTTCGTCTCGAGGTCTGAGATTATAACGGAGTACATTTTTGACATTTCGTCACGAATTTCAAAGTCTGTGTTCAGTAGAGATACTTTTAGCTttgctatttcctttttcaatttcttattcTCCCTCACTACTTCATCATATTCTTCCAGATGAATATATTCTGCTCTTTCCGTGCTTGCACAAGATTCATCCCCTactacaaaaaaaacaaagattgtATACAATTCCAATTACTCTTCATGAGCAATACAGTGGGACTGAAATCATCCTGAAG
Proteins encoded in this window:
- the LOC105691486 gene encoding enhancer of mRNA-decapping protein 4 isoform X7; translated protein: MYVYSCMYLYDGKPSNTITMIKPNEENLRPFQYPQTVEFNGHEDQHSVELFSTDVTIVPSPGGHDHGSSKVKLKNIVDFTWELRFYTGQLLAVHMSGKYLAYGIKAGGTGGGVVRVVYKDREQRALLRGMKGAVQDLAFAHINSALLACIDHSGSLFVHSIESMPLKLVCTLILQVDAEDTSPTSHRVIWCPYIPEDEPAEGDEVSKLLVLTRGSKAELWSVAAVAARLGPGPIKVSDVSQNEEWGGMMEINQHSGTIVEATFSPDGTALATASLDGEIKFFQVYMQSNNTQHGNQQQPRCLHQWRPHAGRPISSLFFLDDHKNYQPDAQFWRFAVTGCDNNSELKVWSCESWTCLQTIKFAPLNGKTPVLKAGLDLSAGYLLLSDIYNKVLYILSLAKDSADALACVNTISEFLLPYPILSFGIVDAGQRRVRPTGESLEDLCPLEDESEDQLVVRMYLVQPKSLQECHIAFRPAMQVDGHCLMDTLTHDSLDYMEDLPGIAAVNQNGEVEENGDEELTVVAAIEAASSNHNTGLNLMTPDAFSSPAKKEGNNSDSNSASPDLGAVLSASPSLVQVVQALNSSEPPLATSEIGEQAPASGGSSPSREVREIFSLGVPEAEAETKPDSETAVAEIWPGIPIELLKEVNVPDIEKPEKFAASDQDTEIANNIPKIDLPEPRIETTRTEENKWRVTDDGHILALTTKLDAILKMVQDQQQELRELRSEVTRLRQDTPMANRVESALARATQQQNTSMEQTLLVQLSRQQEVLHSLESTITGKLEKNLPQIVDGALDPLRHQLRLDVSHMDELMKENLTQLVNGAHIRDTLTLAAANAAKPALDSVFKEAFTNVLLPGMERACQTMFRQVQDAFSRGTREYIQNVDAVADKQRQRRNEQQSEALAATVRQELQNELTKGVRVIQEGTTRVVRDTIRENFSQHLTEISGARERLFGKLEIISRSRATTPGPSTPVGADAQARVLNLLQRGQLNAAFQQALSASDLNLVVLVCERTEPSRVFATPPAPGGARCLLQQPVLLSLIQQLSADLGHRTELKYRWLEEAVMNLNPEDPVTHGHMGTVLLTLQNQLAAFVAANPLHRSARQMKMLAMAAKALRTQSL
- the LOC105691486 gene encoding enhancer of mRNA-decapping protein 4 isoform X3 encodes the protein MAIVRSGSKHRHVRSRVFEAFEVVRSGNGQRPNLAGKPRKPSNTITMIKPNEENLRPFQYPQTVEFNGHEDQHSVELFSTDVTIVPSPGGHDHGSSKVKLKNIVDFTWELRFYTGQLLAVHMSGKYLAYGIKAGGTGGGVVRVVYKDREQRALLRGMKGAVQDLAFAHINSALLACIDHSGSLFVHSIESMPLKLVCTLILQVDAEDTSPTSHRVIWCPYIPEDEPAEGDEVSKLLVLTRGSKAELWSVAAVAARLGPGPIKVSDVSQNEEWGGMMEINQHSGTIVEATFSPDGTALATASLDGEIKFFQVYMQSNNTQHGNQQQPRCLHQWRPHAGRPISSLFFLDDHKNYQPDAQFWRFAVTGCDNNSELKVWSCESWTCLQTIKFAPLNGKTPVLKAGLDLSAGYLLLSDIYNKVLYILSLAKDSADALACVNTISEFLLPYPILSFGIVDAGQRRVRPTGESLEDLCPLEDESEDQLVVRMYLVQPKSLQECHIAFRPAMQVDGHCLMDTLTHDSLDYMEDLPGIAAVNQNGEVEENGDEELTVVAAIEAASSNHNTGLNLMTPDAFSSPAKKEGNNSDSNSASPDLGAVLSASPSLVQVVQALNSSEPPLATSEIGEQAPASGGSSPSREVREIFSLGVPEAEAETKPDSETAVAEIWPGIPIELLKEVNVPDIEKPEKFAASDQDTEIANNIPKIDLPEPRIETTRTEENKWRVTDDGHILALTTKLDAILKMVQDQQQELRELRSEVTRLRQDTPMANRVESALARATQQQNTSMEQTLLVQLSRQQEVLHSLESTITGKLEKNLPQIVDGALDPLRHQLRLDVSHMDELMKENLTQLVNGAHIRDTLTLAAANAAKPALDSVFKEAFTNVLLPGMERACQTMFRQVQDAFSRGTREYIQNVDAVADKQRQRRNEQQSEALAATVRQELQNELTKGVRVIQEGTTRVVRDTIRENFSQHLTEISGARERLFGKLEIISRSRATTPGPSTPVGADAQARVLNLLQRGQLNAAFQQALSASDLNLVVLVCERTEPSRVFATPPAPGGARCLLQQPVLLSLIQQLSADLGHRTELKYRWLEEAVMNLNPEDPVTHGHMGTVLLTLQNQLAAFVAANPLHRSARQMKMLAMAAKALRTQSL
- the LOC105691486 gene encoding enhancer of mRNA-decapping protein 4 isoform X2, producing MAIVRSGSKHRHVRSRVFEAFEVVRSGNGQRPNLAGKPSTRKPSNTITMIKPNEENLRPFQYPQTVEFNGHEDQHSVELFSTDVTIVPSPGGHDHGSSKVKLKNIVDFTWELRFYTGQLLAVHMSGKYLAYGIKGGTGGGVVRVVYKDREQRALLRGMKGAVQDLAFAHINSALLACIDHSGSLFVHSIESMPLKLVCTLILQVDAEDTSPTSHRVIWCPYIPEDEPAEGDEVSKLLVLTRGSKAELWSVAAVAARLGPGPIKVSDVSQNEEWGGMMEINQHSGTIVEATFSPDGTALATASLDGEIKFFQVYMQSNNTQHGNQQQPRCLHQWRPHAGRPISSLFFLDDHKNYQPDAQFWRFAVTGCDNNSELKVWSCESWTCLQTIKFAPLNGKTPVLKAGLDLSAGYLLLSDIYNKVLYILSLAKDSADALACVNTISEFLLPYPILSFGIVDAGQRRVRPTGESLEDLCPLEDESEDQLVVRMYLVQPKSLQECHIAFRPAMQVDGHCLMDTLTHDSLDYMEDLPGIAAVNQNGEVEENGDEELTVVAAIEAASSNHNTGLNLMTPDAFSSPAKKEGNNSDSNSASPDLGAVLSASPSLVQVVQALNSSEPPLATSEIGEQAPASGGSSPSREVREIFSLGVPEAEAETKPDSETAVAEIWPGIPIELLKEVNVPDIEKPEKFAASDQDTEIANNIPKIDLPEPRIETTRTEENKWRVTDDGHILALTTKLDAILKMVQDQQQELRELRSEVTRLRQDTPMANRVESALARATQQQNTSMEQTLLVQLSRQQEVLHSLESTITGKLEKNLPQIVDGALDPLRHQLRLDVSHMDELMKENLTQLVNGAHIRDTLTLAAANAAKPALDSVFKEAFTNVLLPGMERACQTMFRQVQDAFSRGTREYIQNVDAVADKQRQRRNEQQSEALAATVRQELQNELTKGVRVIQEGTTRVVRDTIRENFSQHLTEISGARERLFGKLEIISRSRATTPGPSTPVGADAQARVLNLLQRGQLNAAFQQALSASDLNLVVLVCERTEPSRVFATPPAPGGARCLLQQPVLLSLIQQLSADLGHRTELKYRWLEEAVMNLNPEDPVTHGHMGTVLLTLQNQLAAFVAANPLHRSARQMKMLAMAAKALRTQSL